The Amblyomma americanum isolate KBUSLIRL-KWMA chromosome 11, ASM5285725v1, whole genome shotgun sequence genome includes the window cgttaaagatccccaggtggtcgaaattatttcggagccttccactacggcacctcttttttccttttttctttcactccctgctttttcccttcccttacggcgcagttcaggtgtccgacgatatatgagacagatactgcgccatttcctttcccccaaaacaagttattattattattgttattattattattgctgtaaGCCCGCACACATGTTGGGCTTATCGAAACTCAGTGAATTTGCTTTGGCAATTAAATTTGTCAGGTGACCATGGACATAAAAATTATTGTAATTTAAAACGTTTTGTGATGGTAAAGGTTTCAAAAACAGAATTTGaagaaaacattttctcctgtgcATTTAGAAATTCAGTGTGCTTTGAGCTCCAATACTTTAGCTGCTTTTTTCATGTTGCGGGTTAACCAGTGTTTaactgtattgtattgtgtttTCTCAGTTGTAACTGTGTGTTGTAATTTGAGATTTGTGTATAAATCggtaaaattttcttttcatctttGCAAAGTACAAGTACGGATTAACCCTAAAGAGCTGCAGCTATTGACAGCTTTGTCAGGCAACTGCGTGTACACGGTGACAATGGAAACACGTAGACATATAAACTTGCGTCGCGTGGCATAGAAAGTCAATTAGATACCTATGGGCTTAGTGTCGAGGAGtgcatattatttttttatttgcacagaAGGGGTGGTCTAAAAATACTGTTGCTGCGGCTTCTTTCTAGTCAGCCTGTGGCAGGCGGCGACACTAATTCGCTCTCGTTTTCAGTCGTAAGTTCCCTCTCATCATGAACATCGCCGGATTAAAAAAGCTTAACGCCTTTATTCGCGTTTCCACATCGAAAGAAGCCTGTGAGTCCATTGACTGCTATGGTACCCGGTTTGTTTTCGTTCGCTTATGTCGTTTGAGAACTTTTCATGTAGAGCTGTCTAGGCTGTCCAGTTGAACGACTGCATCAGTGAGAAAATATAGCGCTCGCTATATTTGCCTTCAGAATGACATTTCAAACTTTGTCAGTCAtcttcaaagcactcgccaactgTAAATGAATGGCTGCCACTATGAGTAGACTATGAAACTGAAAAAATTGTTCAGAAGTTTTGTTACACGTGTCTCACTCGCACCTGGTGCTCCAAGCCGAAGGTGACACGTGCCCCACCCCGTATTGCGGTGCTTTAAATATACATCTCCTTTGAAATGATGTTTCAGACTTTAAGAATCTGTTCTAAGGTATATTCAGCTTTTCTTTACGAAGGGGCATCTTCAGTGCACTGTGAAATcataaaactggttagaaaaATTTTTTTGGCATGTATTCCTATAGGGTGCTGTTATGATCCGGATGCACTCCAGATTAAGTGGATTAAGGCGCAAACTCCCTCGACCAGGGTGATCACGGCACCGGCGGCGACAGAGGTAGCGTCAAGTGGCTTGTCCGCACTCGGGTCGCCGGACATAGTGATGCTGTTGAAAGGTTGTGCTGGGGATTTTAATTGAAACATGGCTGTGACCTCGACAGAGGTCCCATGTTTCGGACAGCAGGCGGGGTAGTACAAAGAGGTTCATTCATCTCCTGGGAATCGACGTGCCATTCCTTCCCCACAGAGGCACCGACCGGAATGGATTGGTGACGTCGACGCGACAGTGttcccctttccatcgaccgagctgtgGGAGAGTATCAGCACCACCTCCTGCCGTGGGCGTTACCAcattgggcctcttcgattatccgtTTCTGGCTGCCTGCTGGCTGACTGTGGGTTGCAAGAATGCGGAGCCAGGCACTGGATTTTCTCGACTGCCCTtcgcacttccggtggctgcccagaacgtgtttgtttttctgttttttattaTTGTGGCAGTGTATCTACTGGCTGGATGAGCGATTTCAGGCTGCCACCGGGCAGCCAGACTtgccaggacgattttgtgctggcagtgCTCTGGCAACCAGCAGACGACGGAGAGGTGGCATAATAGCGGGAAGTGGTTGTGGCCATTTTTATAAAGACTAGAAGGACCACGGCTCTTTGTGCGATGTTTTGCGCGATGCAGGCGCTTTTTTTGGCTAGACCATGGTTCATATCGTCTGTGccgccagcagcggccaccttttgtagtagttctcgctgttcatttatttgttttgtaTACATGTGTGTGATCCAAGTTCAATCGTCTCACTGCCCCTGAAGCACAAATTTTCGCTTCATATTACGATCGCATATATACAGACAAAATATTTCTGCAGTTAATTTTGTGCGCCCAGCTGATATTGCGATGGTGTTCGAGGCCTTTCACGAGAGGGGCTGCAGATTCCTGCTCCCAATACATGCATATTTGGATGTGCTGAACGTGTTCAGCGAATTGTAACATTGATATGGCAACGTGTGGTATTGGCTGCGTTCCGCACCGTGGAAATTCAGATATGCTTTGAGAAATGCTTGATTTATTGAAAcatgtcctttattaaaagcGCTCATGagcacattgctcgaggcatctATGCGGGCATATATGTGGCCACACAGATTTTACGTTACAGCAGCCGAGGTGCACTGATTGTGTCGTTGTCAACTGTTGTACAGCTTGATGCTCAGGCAttctgccacaaatgcttaaaaCATCTGAGAAATACCATATGCATGTATCTCCCCGTGTTTGGCTAGTtaaagaagtaaagaaaatttTCCAGGCGGATCATCATGCAAGCAAATGTGCTGCCGACCTGCAAGGCAGGATTGTAGcacctttcattcgagtgctagcctGTTTTACATGCAGATACAGGTAAAGCTGTATTACATACAGGTACGatatgcagctaaatttgtacagtacatcTATTTGCTGTAGATGAgcgttcaaccagctgatatgtgCAATCCTTGCCGGCAGCAAAAGATAGTGGCTGACAGACTACATTTGAACAGAACGTATCCTGATTATTTCTGATTACAGCCTGGGAAATGAGATTTCGGCAATTTTGTGTTTTGCTCGTTTCAAGCTAAGGCTTGTGTTCAGCAGGCATCAGTGGCACAAGGTGTCAAACATGATAGATGTTCAAGGTAGAGGACCTCCTCGAAATTTTGTAAGGACTGGGCATTGCAGTATACCCCACTAAAACAAGAGAAGCGATTTTTGGCATTATGCGGGTGGAGGAGGTGACAGTCGAGGAGGCAGACAACACTTTGGAAATGAGTCTGGAGTGAAGGCTCCGCGAGGAGAAAGAGCAAGAAAGGCAAAAACCGCGAGGAACGAGAAAGAATGGCAAGCCAATTGTTGCAAGAGATGCGCTGAGCTAGAAAAACTGCACGAACAGCTGCAGGAGCTCATACCTAAAGTTCAGTTGCTGAAATTGGAAAAAGCGAAAGCTCATTTGAGAAGTTTTCGAAGAGGAGAGTTTTACAACTTTCCTTGCTAATTTCAAGCAACTTTGCACTGAGGAGGAGGTAGACCAGGGCTGCTGGTTTAAGATGTTGCTGACCATCCTCCCAGGTGATGTCAGCGGTGTATTAGTGCACCTGACTGATGAAGAGGTCAACAACTATGAGACGGCGATAAGAGCTCTTTACGGGTATTTTGCCATTCGTGGAGAAGCACACTttaaagtatgaagtgatggaagcgggcagcgctcccatCTGAGTGTCatacgaccagcctaggaaccccacTTGGTCAACTAGGGACAGCCGTTGCTTAGGAGTGTAACGAAAGGGCAGGTTTAGGACTAGTAAGGAACACCAGTTcggcagctgcagaggcagcactCGTCGATTTAGAAGCTGAGAAAAAGAGTAGCAGCTACCCCATCAAAAACAAAGCCGAGCGACCTGCTTCGTTAGCGagcactgataacgcgaacaaaGGCAAAGTGCCCGTCTCTAGCCCTGAAGCAGAGGCTGCTTTGACAAGTGAGGCTGATGCTTTCTTTCAAGAAGAGAGTAGTGAGTTCGCAGGTCAGTGCAGTAAAGGATACAAAAGAGACCCACCTTCGATGTGGCTGGCGAACAATAGTAGCCAAGTTTAGGAAACAATGCTTTGCTGTAAAAGAGTGGCAGCGAGTCACTTGAATGCACTGCTGAAACCTCGGTCCAGAACGCAACGTTGATAAAAGAGCATGGTTCAGATCAAGTTGCGGGACAGGGAGTTGCATCATGGGGTTGGATAGCAAGCCTCAGGAGAGCAAGTTGTTAGGTTCAGCAGAAAGTAACATGTAGTCGAGACAATTTTGGGGTACGATGTTTAGTGACTCATCGAAAGCATGAGCCAATAGTTAGAATTCAAGTGGGAAATGTGGCTCGGTGCTGTGTCAAAGAGCAGATGTGAAGGGTGAGGGCACTGGGAGAAAGGGAGGCACGCAGGACAGAACAGCCAGCGCAGTGTCCAGGAGGCTGTGGGCAAGGATAGCGAAGCCATGTGGTAGTTTCGAGAGAAAGGACAAAGTACGGGCCCAAAACATTGTAAGGCCGAagtccggtcaacagtgtaatcgtCTGAGACTTACCGCGTCTCTCCAGATGCAATAAGCACTGCACTAAGGCCAAACTGACTAGACGGGTTCAGAAAAAGTGAAAGCCACCTGCCCTGTTGTGGCGACATTGCAGGAGTTCTTGCACGGCAAGTGAAACTCAGCGAGCCACAGAGTAGCATGCACTGCCCGCCGGTCAAAATACCAGAATATATATGAATACATACAAGCATTTCTTTCATGCTGCCCAGGTGTTGGGGACGTGCGGCCGGGGTGCAGAACAAATAATTGTCACATGGCGTCTGGAGCTCGCAGGTGTCAACGCGCACTTAAGACCTTCGGTATTTGCCTTGTCGTGGATGCTGAAGCCTGTCTGGGACCGCACAGGGTGCGGCTCACGAACAGACTACCTCTTCCAAGAACTGTGCTGGAGCCTTGCTTTGCAGCATGCACTTGTACATGGGTTTAGCTGCGAATTGTGGGTGTGCCCGTTGACGAGCCGAAGTACAGGTAAGTAATGGCCCTGTGTGGCGTAGTTTCTTGCGTTGGCACTACGAGATTACTTCGAGCTTTAAATTTGCTAGCTTTGTTATGTGGCTTTGCAAGTGAGGttgcctgcagtatttgttagTTGCTAGTGTCTGCTAACACGGAAGCACAACCAAAGCCTCCCTTGGACATTGTAGCTAAGGTAGCTCATGAGAGCTCCTAGAGATTTGCAGTATGTTGCTGCTTCTGAACCGTCTACATCTGCTCACTTGATTTTACATTGTCGGCATTCTCATTCGCTCTTACTTGTATATTATGTAAATAGTACTGTAGAGTTTTCCTTGTCTTTTTTATAATGCAGTTTCcgttcttcctcgtcccttctccggcccggcTACGCTATCGGAATCTCAACAGCACCGTTCTCCTTGGGATGCAAAACTGGAAAACTCGCTGCTGGTGGCGCTGAACACAGCGTGGACTGTGGAGGCACCTGGCAGTCGCAAGGTTCCTATAAGCGAGTGGCAAGTCGATCTGCTGTATTAGCATTAAAGAGGGTAGCACGGCACCCTGTGTAGCAAACGACAGGACACTGGAAAGAGGTTAATTGGGATTGATATGGCTGGATATATACCTTAGACATTTTTTTGCTTCTAACATGTCTTGGTCCAAACACATCAATCTAGCTTGCAGTTAAGCACTTCAGAGAGTCTGGTATCTACGGCGTGCATTACACACAGTACCATGCCATACAAAAACTTTTAGCTTACAAAACTAATCAGACTGCCTATCATATACAGCTCTGTTGTTTCGAACTTATATCAACAATTGCACTGCAAGAAAATTGAATCTGTCCAAAAGAATGCAATTCATTTTATCTAACATTGCCACgataaaacattttgacccctctaTAATCTTGGCACACTATCTCCAACCCCCCTTTCAAGGCGCAGGTACTCTGAGTGCCTCAGGCATATATACATGTTCATTAACTCTCTGCACCTCATAGCAGTGAGAAGCCGTTAATTTTTCTACTTCATTATCAACTAGGTGCCATCATAGTTTAAATATTTTTCCACTTTACGCATGCACTGATACATGTAAATACAGCTTCTTCCCACATACCGTCGAAAGCTGGAACTGCCTGCCATGTGAAATTTTCTTGCACTTCGATATTTTTGGCTGCCATTGAATGCCATTAACACCTATGCTTTCTTCGTTTTATGTTGCATCTTGTATGTTCTTGTATGTATATACACATGCATGAGTCAACATATATACACAACTGCTTACCATGTATCTTATATCCCCACTCTTGCAATATCCCCTTTgtggctgcagtatgtataaataaataaatatgaataaGTCGGCAATGAAACTGCCTACATTCATGAGTGCTGCACAGAATTTCTCAATGACAAGAAACTCTGCCTACATTCATGACTGCTGTACAGAATTTTTCAGTGACAAGAGAGTagtgaaatctaaagtctgacgaaaactcgtctggtcgggtagaagattcatgactgaagaaaaaaaaaatgaacgccaaccaaaaggttgttgtttaaaacgaagacgtttcggcttccgtacggaagccttgatcatgTTGatggcgttcctttttttttcttcagtcatgaacaAGAGAGTAGTGTGTCATTGAAATGTTTCTTCTTAAGAAGGCTAATCACGCCCTAAAGAAGACAGCACGGCACCCAGTGTAACAATCTGGATGTTTAAAAGAGATGAATTTTGATTAGTATGGTCGTATACGACTAAGTCTGAGATGAATCTGCCCACATTCTTAACTGCTGCTCAGATATTTTCTGTTAAGAGAAAGCAATCTGTCAAAGCGTTTATTGTTACTTCAGAAGGCTAATCTCACTAAAGAAACAGTGTGGCACCCTGTGTAACAGTGGATGGGTCATTTGAAAGAGATGAATTTTGACTGGTATGTTTGGATAGCACTATGGCCGCAGTGCAACTGGTCGCATTCATGACCGCTGGACAATTTTTATGTGAAGAAGCAGTCTGTTAAAATGTTTACTTAAGAAAGCTGGTCACATGACTTTACAATGAGGTCAAAAGTCTTGATGCCCTTAATTGTTCAACACAGTAGAATTTCAGATAGCTAATTTTGTTAATGGTGGGATTGTTCAGTGGAGTAATGCGGCACCCTAAAGATAACATTTCTAAGTTGTACCCTACTACAGTGCACATAAATTGCACAGGCCTTTCGAAGAAGTTTGCATCTgaattaaagggacccagaaaggtgGTCTCGATAAAGGTGccatatgtctgggatgttaaaagatgatggttcataattatcccccttcaagaattattttaatgtgttttgtttaagctgagttatatgcagacaaaatttgaacttccgcatcTTCACGCCCTACCCTCTCCTTGCACGCCAAATCTGTggcgctcctccgctggccccacTCACTCGACACTTCCCCTACCTCCACCAGATGTGGAGCGTGCGGAGTGGCCGCGGTGGCACGTGActtctgaaagaatttggcgctgtgaaccaatgattacctcgggctgctgacgtcatttgcaagacgtgacgtcatcTGCCAGGTTCTCGTGCAAAAGGCCAACAcggcgaggtgcgaaagcgggaatttaaaAAATTATTGTGAATTTCCCCCTTGCTTTTGACGTcccgtacgcggcatgaacggtcggtggcctgtactctgcatagtgcaaacattttaaagccaagtATTGTAAATTTCCCCCTCGCTTTTGACATCCCGTACGCAGCATGAATGCTCGGtgacctgtactctacatagtgcaaacattttaaagccaagctcgaacACCCTTTTCTGTGGCCTTTAAACAATTGATGTTTTGCTTTAAGGCCGGAAAACTGTAATAAATAATTATGCAGTTGCCTTCATTTGATCATGTCTTCTGTGTTTTGTAGCCCATGCTGTTGAGTAGCTGTCTAAAACTGCTGTTGAGGATAGAAATTAATTGCCTCAAAGTGTGCCATAAAGCTTCATTTTCTACGCTCAAGCAGCTTTGAGGGGATGCTTGTTGGAGATAGTGGATAATAGTTAAAATAGCTTGAGTCATTACTTTATTCGAAGATTGGTCTTGTTATTGCTTTTTTATTGCTTATGAGCCATGTGTGGCGCAAAAGAACTGCGATAAAACTGCTGCTTCCTCATTTCACTTCACTATAACGCTAAACCCAGGCTGCCTCGAGTgatggaatgacaacaaatgcatCAACaatgattatattgcagttctgtcatgcctcacgtgacatgcacacgttgacgtcagtcatcgttcagctgttgaaactgaagaaGCATGACGGAACAACTTGACTATAAATTAGTTATTGGCCTTAGGCAAATATGTGATTTATACATAGTAGTCTCTTCTACataattgtagagaagaaaatgtGCCCTCAAAACTATGTGTTTATACTTCTTTAACAGAATATTGTGGTTTGCAGCCTTGCAGTTCTTATTCTTATCAACTTTTTTGCTCCGTTTCATTTTGCAGGCATCGAAACGAATATTGGCAACCAATGAGTACACAAGCTGCCCAAAGGACCATCTTCTGAAACCAATGCTTCCAGCATATTGAAGGCTGAACTGCTTGATGTTCATAATGTAAAATAGCATAGCCAGTGATCTCAAACTGGTGTCGTTGAACAAAATGGGACGATCAGACCCTGCCTTGTTAAAGCCTGGAACACTACTTCATCGTTGCAGCAACCAGCcatggtgtctcagtggttatatggtgctcggctgctgactcgaaagacagaGGTGCAATCCTAGCtgctgtggtcgcattttgatggaggaaaaatgctaaggggccatgtaatgtgtgatgtcagtacatgttgaaacccaggaggtcaaaattacCTGGAGCCTTCCCCTATGACATCCCTGGTAGCCTGAGTTGCTGTCGGATTTAAATCTTATAAACCAACCATCATTCCAACGTGAACAATGGATATCGTGAAACGTTCTATAAGTGGAATTATGCATGATTTCTAAGGAAACATTGTGATCCAGCAGACCGCAACACAAGTTGCAGACACAAGCTAAAGCgtgcaaagcaaaaaataaactgCAGCAGAAAAAGTGCATGTGTTTGTGTGGCTGTGCCTTTTGTGCATCATACTCTGTCTTGCTTTTTGTGCTGTAGTTTGCCAGTTTTGCTTTTCAGTTTCTATTGTGGATCTGTCACCCTTTGGAGCTTCCATGTCTCATTGTTTCATGGCTTATTTTTTTCTCTACATTTCTGCACAGCATTAGTAATACCTTTTGGTGTGCTGTCAGATGATGTGGGGCGATTTTACTCACTTCTGGTTTATCTGATGTCCACAGGAAATTCTAGTTCTGATCCTATTTGCTGTTGGGTAATATCTATCTAGTCTGGTTCATTGTGATTTGCTATTAATGATTCATGCTTATCCTAAGTGCTATGTACTGGTGACTGCTGACAGAATTGGCTTTTTCCTTGTGGTTTTCAGTGTGATCAttttcattctgcatttttttcgtcAGACCACCAGGCCTTATTGTGCTAGATTTATTAGAGTTTCGCCTGAGTAattttttgctttgctttatTAGACAGATGGAATACACTCATTTCGCCAGTGTACTGAGTCACTAATGAAAGCTTACAGACATTACGTTATTCATGAAAAACCCTTGGCAAGGCATGGAAGATCTCCATGAAGCCAGGCATTATAAGAGCATTTGTCTAAGTTGCTCTGACTCTTAAGCTGGCTAGAGTATGCTCACTGCTCTGAGTAATTGTTTGAAAGTTAAAACATTCTCCATCCAGCTCCATTGAAATTTATAAATACTAGGAAATTTCGTTTAAGAACTCATCTCTTTGTTTTGATGCTCAACCCATCGAACTTGAAATAAACTTTTTACGTTAAATGTGTAATATTGCCACCACCAAATTAGTTATAACACGCATGGTCTCGTATTTTTCTGAAAACACCCCGCCTTGGTGCAGGCCTGTTCACAGCTGATCTCAAGCTCGGGGTGCTGTCTGGGGATAACATGAGccagcagctgcaccagtccCCCCATTGCAATCAGAGTTTCACGAATAAAAACCACCTAGAGCAGCACCTTCTCACTGAAACGGATCACCATCCCTATAAGTGTAACCATTGCgggagcagctttgctcaaaaggtcACCCTGCTGCACCACTTTCGtgcccacacgggtgagcgtccatactactgtgaccactgtgacagcagcttttctgaaaaggTCCAGCTGAACCGACACCTTTGTGCCCACACGGGTGAGCgaccatacaagtgtgaccactgtgacagcagctttgctcaaagggTCGCCCTGGTGCACCATCTTCGCACCCACACGAGTGAGCgaccatacaagtgtgaccactgtgactgcagctTTTCTCAAAAAGGTCAGCTGAACCGACAACTTCGCATCCACACGGGTGAGCAACCATACAAGTGTGActactgtgacagcagcttttctcgaAAGTCCCACCTGAatcaacaccttcgtacccacacgggtgagcgaccatacaagtgtgaccactgtaaCTGCAGCTTTGGTCAAAAGGTCACCCTGGTGTaccaccttcgcacccacactgGTGGGCGtccgtacaagtgtgaccactgtgacggcAGCTTTTCTCAAAAGGGCCAGCTGAATCAACACCTTCGTGCCCACACGGGTGGACgaccatacaagtgtgaccactgtgatagcagcttttctCGAAAGGGCCAGCTGAACCGACACCTTCGCATCCACATGGGTGAGCgaccatacaagtgtgaccactgtgacagcagcttttctcgaAAGTCCCACCTGGATCAACACCTTCATACCTACGCGGGTGAGCATCCATAGAAATGTGACCACGGCGAcggcagctttgctcaaaaggacAGTGGTGaaacaccttcgcacccacatgTTTGAGAAACCATTCCAGTGCTATTTCTGCCCTATGGCCTTTAGACACAGTACAACCCTTGCTAAGCACTTGCAAGCCCATAAGAGTGAAAGGCCTTATCAGTGTCAGTTCTGCAGAATATTTAAAGAAAAACAGTTTCAAAATGCCATGAGAACAGCACACTTTAAAAACCACAGTTCGTCAAAGTTTTGGTAGCTTTTCCCAACACTACATGTTAAACACACTGCTTGCTAACTTGCCACACTTTTTAATTTGCCTTGGGAAAAAAATGCAAATTTACATGCCTTCAAAGTACTACTGCACAGAGCAATCCTTCGGTGTCTTTCACTCCTCCATAAGAAACCTGAACATACCAAGCTGGTAATGTCATGAATGAGACTGAAATGGTGGAATGTGCAGATGTGATCATGTCATTTTATTAGTTTCAGTGCATGTAATCATGTGTGAATTGTGGTTGCAGTGTTTTGCCTTAGCAAATAAATTGACTTACATGAGAGCTATTCTGAGTTCTGCGAGTGTAATGACACCAGAGGAGCATGCTGTTTCATTATTCTTTCTATGCTTGTGTTGCGGCTGTATTATTGGGACTCAAGAGCTGAGAAGCAAAGCTTAGCCACCTGATGATAATCATTGTTTGCTTTTGTATGCAGGTGCTTAGAGTTTTCTCTCGGTTCAAGTTTTTAAAAATGAAGCATTTACTGCACTAGATTCCTGTGCATTATGTGTTGTCGAATAATTCTCTGTCGTTGCATGCGGCATATTTTTATTACAAATTGCATTGTCTGTCTTAACAAACATACTTTATAGATTTGAAGGCAAGCAATGAGCTCACTGTCTCGACAGTAGTCCTCATTCCGTTTGACTGCGGCGATTTCAGGGTATTTCAGCATTTTTATAGCAAGCCTCTGTATAATACACTCTGCTTATGGACAGTCAAGTGAACCTGCTGACTGCATTTCTCAGGGCGCCATTGACATAAAAATTACGTGAATTTATAAATAGCTTGTGTAGTTGCATTTTTTAATAACCAGTGAGGTTGAAGAAATATATACTCCAGTATTAGATTTAGCTGTGTTGTGAGCATTAATACTTTTGAAAACAGAGCTGCCAACCAGAAAAAGCTCTTGCTTGAAGTTTCGGCTCCCAGAACGGGGTCCTCATTCACAGCAAAATGCAGTCTACTGGTTGGCGTCTCTCTTTGTTTTCAAATTAACTGCC containing:
- the LOC144109447 gene encoding uncharacterized protein LOC144109447; protein product: MSQQLHQSPHCNQSFTNKNHLEQHLLTETDHHPYKCNHCGSSFAQKVTLLHHFRAHTGERPYYCDHCDSSFSEKVQLNRHLCAHTGERPYKCDHCDSSFAQRVALVHHLRTHTSERPYKCDHCDCSFSQKGQLNRQLRIHTGEQPYKCDYCDSSFSRKSHLNQHLRTHTGERPYKCDHCNCSFGQKVTLVYHLRTHTGGRPYKCDHCDGSFSQKGQLNQHLRAHTGGRPYKCDHCDSSFSRKGQLNRHLRIHMGERPYKCDHCDSSFSRKSHLDQHLHTYAGEHP